The following DNA comes from Oxyura jamaicensis isolate SHBP4307 breed ruddy duck chromosome 23 unlocalized genomic scaffold, BPBGC_Ojam_1.0 oxy23_random_OJ89725, whole genome shotgun sequence.
CCAGTCCTGGCACCAAATCATGTCCTACGCCGCTCTCAGCCCCCAGTGGTGCCGTGGGGTCTCAGGGCACGGCATCGGCCGAGTTActggggagggggtgagggTCTCCCCATGCCCCCCGGCCGCACCACGCCACGGTCAGTAGTAGTGCACGCGGCCCAGGGTGCCGGTGCCCAGGATGTCGGGCTGCCCGTTGCGCCAGATCTCACGGATGATGCGCTCGCGCTCCTCCAGCCGCTGCGCCCGCTCCAGCTCCTCAGCCGAGGCGAAGACGTTGATGGGCAGCGCGCCGTCCCCGGGGCCGTGGCTCTCCAGCGGGATCTCGGTCACCGGCAGCAGCGACTCGGAGGCGGCGCGGTCGAtggtgtcctcctcctcctcgtcctcaTCATCCTCATCGTCGTCGTCCTCGCTGAGGTCCGGCGGGCCAgaccggggccggggcgggcggtgGGTGCGGGGCCGGCAGGAGATGCGCAGCACCAGCAGGCACAGGGTCAGCACCAGCCCGAAGCAGACGCCCAGCACGAAGTAGAGCCCGAAGCTCTCGGGGTTGGCTGCGGGGAGGGAAGGCGGCGGGGCTGAGGGGCTGTCCCCAGACCTCAACGGGGCCGTGGTGGCCCCGATGTCCCCGTTGGGGACGTGCCCCAGCCGGGGGCTTTGTGGCCTCACCTCGGATGTGTGCGTACGCGGCCATGCTGTTGCTCAGCAGCTCCATGTCCTGCTTGCGGCTCTCCATCGCGGCGTCCGGCCACGCTCAGGGGCTCTGCGGGCAGCACGTGCTGGGCATCTGCGGGACACGGGGCGCGGGGCTGAGCCGGGGACTCCCGGAGCCCCCGTCCTCACCAGGGGCACGGCTCGGGGGGGACCACGGGGAGCAAGGAGGGGTGGAAGGGGAGGGCTGCCCGGTGGTGCTGCTGTTCGGACAGGGCCGAGCCCCGGCGGGGGCCGAAGCGGAGCCGTCCCCCTCCCGCCGCCCTCTGCTCTTCctgcggggcagggcaggatgcg
Coding sequences within:
- the LOC118158269 gene encoding protein eva-1 homolog B-like; protein product: MESRKQDMELLSNSMAAYAHIRANPESFGLYFVLGVCFGLVLTLCLLVLRISCRPRTHRPPRPRSGPPDLSEDDDDEDDEDEEEEDTIDRAASESLLPVTEIPLESHGPGDGALPINVFASAEELERAQRLEERERIIREIWRNGQPDILGTGTLGRVHYY